The following is a genomic window from Phycisphaerae bacterium.
CCTCCATGGGCAAAATGAAAAAGCCGTACCGGCGAATGCCCCGCTTGCCACCCAGGGCTTCGTTCAGCGCCTCCCCCAGGCAAATGCCAACATCCTCCACCGTGTGGTGATCGTCGACATGCAGGTCGCCTTCCGCCTTGACGGTCAGATCAAAGAGCCCATGCCGGGCCACGTGGTGGAGCATGTGATCGAAGAAACCAATGCCCGTGTCAATCGTCGCCTGACCACTGCCGTCGAGATCGATGGTCAGCTCAATACGGGTCTCTTTCGTGGACCGCCGCACCGTGGCAGTCCGCCGGCCAACGCCGCTGCGTGCGGCCTTCCCCACCCTCGCAGTCGCTTTCTTGCTCACGCGCTCAGCTCCTTGACAGCGGCAATCAGGGCATCATTCTGCTCCGGCGTGCCAATGCTGATTCGCAGCTTGTCATCGAGACCCGGAATGTTAAAGTATCGGACGAGAATCCGTCGGGCCTTGAGCGATTCATACAGCTGCCGGGCGGGAGGCCTCCTGGCGGTGGTGAGCAGGAAATTCGATTGGCTCGGCAATGACGAGAGCCCAAGCCCCGCCAGAGCGTCAGCCAGCCGGCCACGTTCCGTGATCACCTTCTGACGAGTCCGCTCGCGGTAGGCCTGATCGTCCAACGCGGCCGACGCCGCGGCGATGGCCACCGCGTCGACGTTGTAGCTGTCCTTCACCTTCATCAGGCCGTCGATCAGTCCCCGATCACCCACGGCGAAGCCAAACCGAAGACCGGCCAGTGAATACCCTTTGCTCATCGTCCGCATGACCAGCACATTCTTGCGCGTCTTGGCCAGCTCCATGCAGTTGTCGTAGGCAAAGTCCGCATAGGCCTCGTCAACGCAGAGAACACCATCAATCGCGTCGGCCAGCCGGGCAACGTCCGCGACCGGCACAAACGTCGAGGTCGGAGAGTTCGGGTTCGCGAGGTAGATCACCTGCCCCCGGGCCGCCACCAGCTGGTCAATCGGCAGCGAGTAATCCTCCGGCCAGGCCACCTCACGCACGATCGACGCCTGGATGCTGGCCAATACACTGTACAACGTGTACGTCGGCGTCGGATAGACCAGGGCCGCGTCCGGCCCGCTCAAGGCCCGAACACCAAGATTCAGAATATCATCCATCCCGTTGCCGCAGATCACCATGTCACGGGTCACACCGAACACCCTGGCCGCAGTGTCCCGGAACAGGTTGCCCAGCGGATTGGGATACCGGCGAAGCTGGTCGGGGCCGATCGCCGCAATAGCCTGCATGACCCTCGCCGAGGGCGGATAAGGGTTCTCATTGGTGTTAAGCTTGATCACCAAGGGATCGCTCGGCTGCTCACCGGGCACGTATCCTTCAAGCGCGGCAATGCTCTTTCGGAAGTAGCTCGTCATCGTCTGCATCAACCTGGATCGTGGTCACTTGTCCTGAACACGGATCGTCGCCGACCGGGCGTGGGCCTCAAGACACTCCGCTCTCGCGAGCGCGTCGATGGCGGCCGCGTCCCGAGCCAGCCCCTCAGCGGTGTACTCGATGAGACTGGTGCGTCGAAGGAACCCCAGCGCCGAGACCCCGCTCCAGAAACGGGCGGTCCCCCCGGTCGGCAGCACGTGCGACGGACCGGCCACGTAGTCGCCCGCCGACTCCGGCGTGAAATGACCAAGGAAAATCGCACCCGCCGAGTCAATACGCTCGCCAAGCACCCCCGGGTTGCGCGTCGCAATCTCGAGGTGCTCCGGGGCAATGTCGTTGGCCAGAACAACCGCTTCGTCCATGTCGCGAATCACCACCATCGCCCCATACTTCGCCAAACAGCGAATCGCACCCTGCGGACGGGCAAGCTCGACCAGCTGGGCGTCCAACTCCACCATCACCCGGTCCGCCAGCCGACGCTCATCAGTCAGCAGAATCGCGCAGCCGGGATCGTGCTCCGCCTGGGCAAGCATATCGGCGGCTACATAGTCCGGCCGGGCAGACGAGTCCGCGATGATCAGCACCTCGCTCGGCCCGGCAAACATGTCAATGTCCACCACCCCGAAAAGGAAACGCTTCGCCAACTGACCGTAAACGTTGCCTGGCCCGACAATCTTGTCCACCCGGGCAACCCGCTCGGTACCCATGGCCATGGCGGCAATCGCCTGGGCCCCGCCCATCCGGTATACCTCGGTCACACCCAATTCACCAGCCACCGCCAGAATCGCCGGATGAACGTCGTTGTTGTGCCGCGGCGGAGCGGCGATGGCAATCTCCTGCACGCCGGCCACTTGGGCAGGCACCACGCTGTGGATGGCGGAAGACAACAGCGGCGCCGAGGCGCCGGGCACGCAAACCCCGACACGCCGCACCGGACGGCTGCGAACCGACAGCGTCCGCCCGTGAAGAGCCAGCGAGTCCGTGCGGGCCGTGAGGAGATGCTCTTGAAACTGGCTCACCGCCCGAATGGCGTGGCGGGCGGCTTCCATCAGTCCCCGCGAAGCCTCCGCTTGAGCCCGGACAACCCGCTCGACCGGAACACGCACGGCATCCGGCGGAACATCGGCTGCGTCAACCCGGGCAGTGATCTCGGATACCGCCGTGTCACCCCGGTGCCGAACGTCGGCAATGATGTCCCGGACCACTTCCGTCTCAGGCGGCGTGTCCAGGACTAGCCCGTCCAGCAGCAGCGGCCTGCGAATCTCCCGCAACGCGGCGGCGACGGCATTCACCGTCTGACCCTCAATCAAGCGCATCTCAGGCATCGTCGTCAACTCCCCCTCTACCCCGACAGGGGGCGAGGGAAGCCCCATTATAAGATGAAGCAGGAATGCTGGCTATTGGCAGGGCAAAGGTCAGGCCAGATGCGCCTTCTCGGCCGCACTGTCCTGAAGCTGGAATTCGTATCCCGGCATGGTGGTCACCGAGCCGGAAATCTGATCGACAACACAGATCTCCTCGACACGGTTCACCAGACGACGTTCCACTTTGAGCGGGCCCCGGCGCTCGTTACGGAAGATGGTCATCTTGTCTCCAAGCACGACTTTCACGC
Proteins encoded in this region:
- the hisB gene encoding imidazoleglycerol-phosphate dehydratase HisB — protein: MGKAARSGVGRRTATVRRSTKETRIELTIDLDGSGQATIDTGIGFFDHMLHHVARHGLFDLTVKAEGDLHVDDHHTVEDVGICLGEALNEALGGKRGIRRYGFFILPMEESLARVAVDLSGRVAVAHRVKYRGSKIGTFDVQLVEEFLVAVARSAKMNLHVEVPYGTNNHHMAEAVFKAFGKALRQACEVDPRETAVPSTKGIL
- the hisC gene encoding histidinol-phosphate transaminase, yielding MTSYFRKSIAALEGYVPGEQPSDPLVIKLNTNENPYPPSARVMQAIAAIGPDQLRRYPNPLGNLFRDTAARVFGVTRDMVICGNGMDDILNLGVRALSGPDAALVYPTPTYTLYSVLASIQASIVREVAWPEDYSLPIDQLVAARGQVIYLANPNSPTSTFVPVADVARLADAIDGVLCVDEAYADFAYDNCMELAKTRKNVLVMRTMSKGYSLAGLRFGFAVGDRGLIDGLMKVKDSYNVDAVAIAAASAALDDQAYRERTRQKVITERGRLADALAGLGLSSLPSQSNFLLTTARRPPARQLYESLKARRILVRYFNIPGLDDKLRISIGTPEQNDALIAAVKELSA
- the hisD gene encoding histidinol dehydrogenase, whose product is MPEMRLIEGQTVNAVAAALREIRRPLLLDGLVLDTPPETEVVRDIIADVRHRGDTAVSEITARVDAADVPPDAVRVPVERVVRAQAEASRGLMEAARHAIRAVSQFQEHLLTARTDSLALHGRTLSVRSRPVRRVGVCVPGASAPLLSSAIHSVVPAQVAGVQEIAIAAPPRHNNDVHPAILAVAGELGVTEVYRMGGAQAIAAMAMGTERVARVDKIVGPGNVYGQLAKRFLFGVVDIDMFAGPSEVLIIADSSARPDYVAADMLAQAEHDPGCAILLTDERRLADRVMVELDAQLVELARPQGAIRCLAKYGAMVVIRDMDEAVVLANDIAPEHLEIATRNPGVLGERIDSAGAIFLGHFTPESAGDYVAGPSHVLPTGGTARFWSGVSALGFLRRTSLIEYTAEGLARDAAAIDALARAECLEAHARSATIRVQDK